A window of Canis lupus baileyi chromosome 3, mCanLup2.hap1, whole genome shotgun sequence genomic DNA:
TATCTCTGCTAATTCTCCAACACActgctcctcacccccacctcaaCTATCTTCTTGCTCCTCCCGGTCCTTCTTCCATGTCTCTTCCCATTTCTGCCCACCGCATCCTGTCCTCTATGTGGCTAGTAAGCAGAGTGATCTAAAAACATAGACGTGCCTAACCGTTCCTTGTCTTCCTGCTCTGGACACTTAGGAAGTATATATAAAGTCCCTAAAATGAACCAAAGGAGACACTGCTTGCCCTCCTTGAACAGATAGGGTCCATGAGTGGCTGGCCGGATAGTATTGGCTCCAGGACCTCACTCACCCTGTTGGAGACCCTGGGAAGGAAGCAGAGtccagggggctggaggggatCAGGACTTCACTGATTCTTGATGCACACCTCCTCCCCCCTAGGAAGTGAATGAACTGTGTCAGTCAGTGCAGGAGCACATGGAGCTCCTGGGCTGTGGGGCTGGGCCTCAGGGTGAAGCTGCTGTGCACCAGGCAGAGGATGCCATCCAAAATGCCAACTTCTCTCTCAGTGTGAGCACTCCTTCCCCAACCGCTGCTGCAGGGACCCTTCCCCTCTTAATCAGGTGTCAACTTGAAACTCCTTCTCTTACTTGGCCTCCAGATCCTCCCAATTCTGTATGAGGCTGGGAGCTCCCCAAGTCACCAGTGGCAGCTGCGGCAGAAGCTGGAGGGCCTCTTAGGACAGGTGGGTGAGGTCTGCCGCAAGGATATTCAGGTAAGATGGTAcccttgccccacccccacctctgtaAACAGGCTTGACACCTATCTCATAGTTTTGACTGTGTTATCCCTTGTGTCAATGTTCTGTGGGGGCTGGAGCCTCAGGCCACACTCTCCATGCTCTGATCTTTGCCCAGGACTTCACTCAGGCCACACTGGACACAACAAGAAGCCTCTGCCCACAGATGCTACAGGGACCCAGGTGGAGGGAGCAGCTAGAGGGGGTCCTGGTGGGCTCAAGGGGCCTCCCAGAGCTGCTTCCAGAGCACCTACTACAAGATGCCTTCACTAGGCTCAGGTGGGCTGGATGGGCCTGGGCTGGACTGGAATGAACAGGACTGGGCAGAGATAGCTCATTCATctttgctctctcttgctctcagggATATGCGGCTGTCAGTTACAGGGACCTTGGCAGAGAGCATTGTGGCTCAGGCTCTGGAGGGGCTGAATGCAGCCCGGGATCGGCTGGTGAGGGACAATCGTGCACATGCACCACATGCACGCACAGGCACACGCACCCACATACCCACAGTGACCTGCCACTGCCTTGCAGGGGTTCTGTAATGTCTTCTGGGGTCCTATAGCCCAGAGGTATTTCAGGTTCCTTTAGGACTGATGGAACTATGGCTGAGGCCCAACTGCCtgtctttggggtgcctggtaTTGCAGGTAGAGAATCTGGCTCGGCAGGCAACAGTGGCAATGCCTCTTGCTATACCAGCGCTGGATGGAGGTGAGACCAGCCCCCTTGGGCCTGGGGAATTGGAAGGTCTTTTCTTCCCTGAGGAGGTGAAGGAAAAGCAAGAGGATGAAGAAGAGCAGAAGGTATGTGGTCTCAGAACTCTAGATCTTCCCATCTTGTTATGGAGTGTGGAAGGCAGGGAGGCAGCTTCCCTGTGTCCCAGGTTGAGTTTCTGCCCTCCCCACTAGGATGACAGTCCTCCACAAAAATGGCCTGAGTCCAGCCAGTGCCTTCATTTGGTTCCCTCCACTCACAGTAAGTCAGGGTCTGGGGAAAAGGGAATTAACCAGGTCGGGCTGAAAGTTCTTCATTAGTTCTGGGGACCTGGACACGTGGATACGTTCAGTCTTGTCCAGGGAATTCCCTGACccttgactgagccagcccaggccCTCTGCAACTTGCAGGCTGGGGTCTGCTGCGGTCGGCGTGGAGCAGGACCTGAGCAGACCAGGATCCAGCCGCGGCCACGGTCTCCATTCGCCTCCCCcgcccctttccccacccccaggatGCGCATGCTTGGAGGCAGCGCAAAGCCGCGCCGCTCGGGGCCGCGCTCAGCACCGCGGACAGCggcgcgggggaggggccggggggggcGGGTGGCGTAGCCGGGCCCCTCCCCGCGCCCTGGGCGGGTCCCCCGCCGCCCTAGCGCCGCTgtcaccaccacctcccctgGCTCGCTGCTCCGTGCTCTTCTGGTGCTCTCCCCTTAGGTGCTGCTGAGGAACCGGAGCCCGAGCTGGCGGCTCCGGGGGAAGATGCGGAGCCGCAGGCGGGGCCTTCTGCGCGTGGCTCTccgagccccgccgcccccgggccccaggccgGCCCACTGCCTCGCATGGACCTGCCACCCTCTGGACAACCCCTGCGCCATCCGACCCGGGCCCGGCCGCGGCCACGGCGCCAGCACCACCACCGGCCGCCGCCGGGGGGCCCCCAGGTGagtgcccttcccccactctagAGCTCTTGGAATTGGGGGTCACGAGTGGCTTGTTCGCTCCTCAGGAGTGATGGCGGCTAGGGAGGTGGGTTGTAGGGGCCCAAGACCACCTAGTCGTGCTGCCGTGTCTTGGCTTCTTCCTGGCCACCCCTTCCCCAGGTTGTTCCCATGCAGGGTCATGAGTGTGTGGATTTCACTGGGGATACATCTCAGTTTGGGACTGCACTTTGTGTTGGCCCTTTGCATGGATGGATGTGCGAGGGAGGGTGTCCATCTTATCCTCCCTCTTCCAGGGTTCCTGAAAGATGCTGGGCCCCCAGGCTGAGGGGAAAATCCTGCATCTACTGCAGGTCCAGTGGGTGTTTATATGAGATGTGTACGTGCGCTGGGTACTGGTGGGGGCAGTGGACACAGGACAGAAGGCAGAGAGTCAGCTTGAGGCCCCCCAGAGGGTCTGACGCAGCAGCAGGCGCTGCTGAGCTGCCAGCAggccgggtggggtgggggtggagggtacTGCAGGGAACTGTTTGGAGCAGAGGGGGTGGCAAATGGGAATGTGTGACCCAGGGGGCCTCTGGGTTCTAGCCTGCTGGTTCAGGGTGTGTAAGAGACTCCATGGGACAAGAACAGGTGTGGGCCAGGTTTGTGTGTCCAGGGCCAACTACTGGCGAGGGGATATGAGAAACTAGCATCTCTGCCCACCAGCTGCACAGGAAGGTTTGTCAGTAGCCCCTTAGGGTCACTCCATCTCCCGGGTTCTGGAGTTGCCTAGGCCAGGTTGCTGGACAAGGGGTGGAAAGAATTCATGGTTGTGCTCAGCCCTGACCCTATGgtgtcccccaggtgcccccagccctGCCGCAGGAAGGGAATGGGCTCAGTGCCCGCGTGGACGAGGGCGTGGAGGAATTCTTCTCCAAAAGGCTGATCCAGCAGGATCGCCTGTGAGTGAGGGGCAGTTGTagtgggtgggagggggtgggctgTTCCATGGGCCTTCCCACTCACTGCTGGCTGTTCCCACAGCTGGGTCCCTGAAGAGGACCCGGCCAACGAGGGGGGTGCCACCCCTGTCCCTCGTACACTGCGAAAGAAGCTGGGTACCCTCTTTGCCTTCAAGAAGCCTCGTTCAACACGGGGGCCACGACCTGATCTAGAGACCAGCCCTGGGGCAGCTCCCCGCACTCGAAAGACCACACTTGGAGACCTGTTGCGGCCACCAGCCCGTCCTGGCCGTGGTGAGGAGCCTGGTGGGGCTGAGGGGGGCACCAGCAGCCCTGACCCTGCCCGCAGGAGCCGGCCTCGTTATACTCGGGAAAGCAAAGCCTATTCAATGATACTGCTACCtgctgaagaggaggaggaaacacTGGGGGCCAGACCTGACAAGGTAGGCCTGGTGACAAGGGGTGAGGGCTCTGCTAGGACTGAGGCAGTGGGCTCTCTCCCCATCTGAGCTTCTCTGTCCTCAGCGACGGCCCCTGGAGCGGGGAGACACAGAGCTGGCCCCATCTTTTGAACAGCGGGTCCAAGTGATGCTGCAGAGGATTGGTGTGAGCAGAAGCAGCGGGAGTGCCGAAGGCAAGAGGAAGCAAGTAAGTTGGGAGGGATGCAAGTGCAAAGTGAGGGGGCAGGGGACATGTGGCTTGTGGCAGTCTGTGGGTGACATATGTGACCAGAAGGAGACTCATGACACACACGCTGCTCTATCGGTTCCACCCCCTCTTCCTCAAAATAGTCATTGGCTTcagcctttttttccttcctggcttCTGCCCTGGCCACTGCTGTCTCTTCCTTGGAGCTGGGATGGTCCTTTCTCTGTAGATTAACAAATCCCTGACCTTGTCATTTGCATTTGAAACAAGTCCTCCAGGGACTTCCCCTAAAGATCCTGCCCTGGTTCCTAACCCTGCCCAAGGCCTCAGCCCTGTCACTTCTTTCATCTCACTGTGCTCCATCTGTGGCATCCCAGTGGCTTGTAACCCGTTCCTCTGTTGGGAGCTCCTCCTTGGCTACTTCCAGCCTCTCATCACCACCCATGGGTTGCATCAGCTTCCTCTTCACCCATCCCTGCATCTCCTGGTGGGCATTTAGTGGTAGTtacaagaatgaagaaagaacaaGGCTAGAGTGAGGGCAGGACCAGACTGAGCTTGACTTCCCTGTTTCCTACAGAGCAAGGATGGAGAGATCAAGAAGGCTGGCTCAGATGGTAAGTGGGACCCTGTCCTAGGATGGTACCGTTTTGGTGAGGGAGTTGTCCTTAAAGATGGTCTCCAAGGCATTTCTTGTCCTGGGGTTAAAGGGAAAGAGGCCAGGTTTTCTTCCCCTACCTTCCAAGGGCTGGTGCCTGAACCCCCAGGCCCTCCTTGCAGGTGACATTATGGACAGTTCCACAGAGGCCCCTCCCATCTCCATCAAGTCCCGCACCCACTCCGTGTCTGCTGGTGAGTAAGGGCTGCTGTCTGTTGGGGAACATGCAAGGATAGGCAGGAGGGAGATCAAACCATTGATTAGGCTCATACCCTTCTCCCTTCAGACCCCTCATGCAGACCTGGTCCAGGGGGTCAAGGGCCTGAGTCTACCAGCTGGAAGACACTGGGGCAGCAGCTGAATGCAGAGCTCAGGGGCCGTGGTTGGGGCCAACAGGATGGTCCGGGCCCCCCCTCTCCttgtcccagccccagcccacgAAGAGCCAGCCCCTCCCCAGACAGCCTGGGCCTCCCAGAGGACCCTTGCTTGGGCCCCAGGAATGAAGGTAAGCAGGTACCCTAGCTCCCACTCCAATACTGGGCTCCCCAGCCGGACAGAAGGGGAGGCAAGGGATGGGGATAGCTGTCCAGACCATCCCCTGATACCCTGGCCTCCTCTAGATGGCCAACTGAGGCCGAGGCCTCTCTCAGCAGGGCGACGAGCAGTGTCTGTGCATGAGGACCAGCTCCAGGCCCCTGTTGGTGAGGGGGGACACCTCCCTGTGTGCTTGAGTGCAGGAGACGGGGGAGGGTAGACTCCAGGACTCTCTTCATGGCCCTGGTCCTTGGAGGGGGCCACCAGTGATGTGAGAATGCACAGTCAGGGAGCCAGAAGGCATGGAGCAAGGGTCTGACGAATCCTTCCTACTAGCCCTGACTCCACCTCCGGAACAGCAACCTCCacgaggggtgggaggaggcaggggaaggggggatGCTCTGCAGGCAACAGTGTGTGCTCATGCATACACACAGTGGAAGtccaggaggaggggtgggaaCGGGCACCCCCCTTGCCAAGTATTTGTGTCTCTCAGAACGGCCCCTGCGGCTGCAGCGCTCCCCTGTCCTCAAGCGGAGGCCGAAGCTCGAGGCGCCCTCCTCTCCAAGCCTCGGTAAGAGGCAGCTGGGGCcactggggaggggagcaggactGCTTGGTCCAGTCTTGaccccttctctgcctttctccttcccttgcaGGATCTGGCCTTGGAACCCAACCTCCACCCCCACAGCCTACAGAGCCCTCCAGCCCCGAGccaacccccccctccccagccacagACCAAAGAGGCGGCGGCCCCAACCCCTGatccctctccttttcctgccgcatgagattattttattaaaaaactcAAAGGAGCAGAGTGTGGAACACTGTTTGTCGATCTCCAGCCGTGGATCTGTGTGCATACATCCGCCCACATGCCCACGTGATCCCTCACACCTGGGTTAGCTCAGACTCTGGCTGTGGCTCCATCAGAAAGTGCAAGGCCCAGGCCACGAGCTGGGGAGGAAGCCTGGGAAGAAAACAATGGCTGTATGGCAATGGGGACTGGTGactgaaagtgtgtgtgtgtggggggggggggggtcagcccTTGGCACTCACCTGACAGCTTGGACCTGGGCACACAGGGAGGTGCAGGGTGGCTCGTACTCATACTGGAAGGCGGAACCATCACGATGCCTCTTTGGAGGGTCCTGAAAGTGATGTGGTAGCAAGAGCAGGGCCTAGAAGGACCCCTAATCCAAGGCTActccccacccctactcccagCTGCACCCAAAGCCCACCCCATTCTACTATCCACCTATGCTCACCCAAACGGGACTGGATTCCAGGGCTCCTGTGGCGTTTTTTGTCCTTGGAGACTGATGCCAGTTCTTGAGGGGCAACCCTAGCTCCTTGAACTCCAGGCTGGGTTTCTGGGCCTTGGTCACAATGGCCTGATGTGGGCTGGGTACATGGCCAAGGGGAGAAAGACTTGGGGTGCAGCTCAGGAGTGGGGAACTGGGTACAGGGTTAGAGTGTGGggagccagggggcagggggccatGGGCTGAACAGATGGCTGGTACAGCCTGGGAGCTGCCCTTCTGCACTAGGTCTGAAGCTGCCAAGGACAGGGCAGGCAGAAGGCTGATGCTGGCACCGTTTTCCTCTGAGGACACGTGGCTGGGTAAAGCTGGGGTTCCTGGGAAGAAGGGGACCATGAGTACAGCCCTCGCAGCTCAGTGGCCCGTGAGTTTAGGCAGGCCTACAGGGACAGTGCTTATCCCCCATCTGGGTGAGCAACCGTTTGCAGCGGCCTGGGTACCCGGCTGAGAGCAGTGAATGCCTGTGGCCTGAGCATCACCTTACCTGAGGAAGTAGGTGAGGAAGGAGAGACGATAGTCAGCGATAGGTCCTGCAAAGCTGGGTCTGgtgggggcagctctggagctgaGGGTCAGGGGGAGCTTATTAGCACTGTGGGCATTGGGCCCCCAGGTACTCCCCTCTTCACCTCTCCAGTCCTCCTTACCCTGGGTCCTGGAGCCTGGGCCCAGAGAGCTCAGAACTCGCTGGTCATTCTCCGAGATGTGcagccaggagctggggacagtgtACACAGCTTCTCCCTGTGGGGCATAAACTCTCAGACTAGCCCTTGCCCAACTCCTCACCCTGACATTTCCCAAGGAAAGCCCCAGACTGACCGTGGCCCTACAGCGGGTGGAGGCCCAGCGGGTGAGGGGGGGCGCTGTGCAAGGGCCTGTCAGCATCAGACAGCTCTCAGCCAGGTGCACCAGCGCCCCCTGATGCTCCTGGTCCTCCTGCACCTCATCCAGAAGTTGAGACAGTGCAAggcctgagggcagggaccagagGATGGGCCAAAACTTGAAGAGGCGGGAGGGAAGGGTGGGCAGGGAGAAGAGCTTACTAAGGAAGCAAGAGGTGATGACTGGAGAGGTCACTCTGCGGGTGTTAGGGTCATTGGCCAACCCCTGTAAGTACCTGGGCTGGGGGAGATGGACTCTGAAAGGTGCTCCCTATAGAAACAGAGAGGACAAGCCTGAGGAACAATCCTGAGGCCTGTCTACACAGATTTGACAGAGCCACACTTGGCCGCAGAGCCCAACCCCATACTCACTCCAGGCAGTCAAATAGCTTTTTCTGCACATCCGGGTCCTGGTTGCTGGGGCCAAGAAAGGAGAGTAGCAGGCAAGGTTGTTACTGGAAGGCCTAAGCCCTACCATCCGAAAGCCCCATTGCAACGGCAGCCAGGCCCGGGGTAGGGGGAACAGCCGGTGAGGGGGGCCATCGCTTACCAACCAATCACCCGTTCCAGGGGCTGCTCTGTGGGCAGCAGGCTGAAGCGGTCCACCTGGAGGTAGAACTCCGCCGCCTGAGGGATTGAGTTTCGGGACAGGTTTTGGGGGCTTGTCACGGAGAGCCAGGCTTAACCCGCCCAGGCCAGCGTCTCCACTCACCGCGCCGCCTTCGCCGACTTGGACGCGGACCCCACAgtcctgcagcagcagcagccggcCTTCTGCCCCTCGGAAGCCGaactccttctcctccctgcGGCAAGCACGGCCCTCGGGCCTCAGCCCGCTCGAACACGGCGCCGCCCGCTAGCGGCCCGCCCACCCCCGGCGCAAGCCTCCCTCCCGCTACACTCAGCTGTCCCCGGGCTCCGCGGCGTCTCTCACCAGTCTGAGGCGTTCAGGGCCTCCCGCGTCACTAGGCACCGGACGCTGTGGGTCCCGTCAGACACAAGCAGCGCGGCCGCGACGTCAGATGTGTCAGGGAcgcggggcgggcccggggcctgggcctgggcctcggcctcggcctcggcctcctgcagcacctgaggGCGTCCACTGGCGTCAATCCCACGGCCCTCGGGCCCTGCCCTGGTCTCCGAGGCCTGAGAAGAATGCGGGAGGGCTCACCTCGAGCAGCTGCCCCGGCTGCGGACTTGAGAGAGCGTCTGACCCCAGGACCAGCTCTCGAATCCAGGGCCGCAGGACCAAGCTCCCCATGCCCGCCATTCCCGCAGCCGCCCCGCACCGAGAACCGCCAGCCCGCGTTTCCCGCGGACGCCGGGCCCCGCCTCTCGCCGTAGAGGAAGCGCGCTGTGGCGGGGCGGGACCCGAgggcgaggccccgcccccatgCGTGCCCGCGCGTGCGCACGAGCTCGTGTGGCTCGGGAACGTGTGTGCAGACTCTGTTTCGGGACGGTGGGTGCCAACGTGCTTGGTTTACCCCAGTGCCTCCGAGGAACGGCCCGC
This region includes:
- the ACD gene encoding adrenocortical dysplasia protein homolog isoform X1, with protein sequence MAGMGSLVLRPWIRELVLGSDALSSPQPGQLLEVLQEAEAEAEAQAQAPGPPRVPDTSDVAAALLVSDGTHSVRCLVTREALNASDWEEKEFGFRGAEGRLLLLQDCGVRVQVGEGGAAAEFYLQVDRFSLLPTEQPLERVIGCNQDPDVQKKLFDCLELVLSVSIGSTFQSPSPPAQFWPILWSLPSGLALSQLLDEVQEDQEHQGALVHLAESCLMLTGPCTAPPLTRWASTRCRATGEAVYTVPSSWLHISENDQRVLSSLGPGSRTQAPELPPPDPALQDLSLTIVSPSSPTSSGTPALPSHVSSEENGASISLLPALSLAASDLVQKGSSQAVPAICSAHGPLPPGSPHSNPVPSSPLLSCTPSLSPLGHVPSPHQAIVTKAQKPSLEFKELGLPLKNWHQSPRTKNATGALESSPVWDPPKRHRDGSAFQYEYEPPCTSLCAQVQAVRLPPQLVAWALHFLMEPQPESELTQV
- the ACD gene encoding adrenocortical dysplasia protein homolog isoform X2, translated to MAGMGSLVLRPWIRELVLGSDALSSPQPGQLLEVLQEAEAEAEAQAQAPGPPRVPDTSDVAAALLVSDGTHSVRCLVTREALNASDWEEKEFGFRGAEGRLLLLQDCGVRVQVGEGGAAAEFYLQVDRFSLLPTEQPLERVIGCNQDPDVQKKLFDCLEEHLSESISPSPGLALSQLLDEVQEDQEHQGALVHLAESCLMLTGPCTAPPLTRWASTRCRATGEAVYTVPSSWLHISENDQRVLSSLGPGSRTQAPELPPPDPALQDLSLTIVSPSSPTSSGTPALPSHVSSEENGASISLLPALSLAASDLVQKGSSQAVPAICSAHGPLPPGSPHSNPVPSSPLLSCTPSLSPLGHVPSPHQAIVTKAQKPSLEFKELGLPLKNWHQSPRTKNATGALESSPVWDPPKRHRDGSAFQYEYEPPCTSLCAQVQAVRLPPQLVAWALHFLMEPQPESELTQV
- the ACD gene encoding adrenocortical dysplasia protein homolog isoform X3, giving the protein MAGMGSLVLRPWIRELVLGSDALSSPQPGQLLEVLQEAEAEAEAQAQAPGPPRVPDTSDVAAALLVSDGTHSVRCLVTREALNASDWEEKEFGFRGAEGRLLLLQDCGVRVQVGEGGAAAEFYLQVDRFSLLPTEQPLERVIGCNQDPDVQKKLFDCLELVLSVSIGSTFQSPSPPAQGEAVYTVPSSWLHISENDQRVLSSLGPGSRTQAPELPPPDPALQDLSLTIVSPSSPTSSGTPALPSHVSSEENGASISLLPALSLAASDLVQKGSSQAVPAICSAHGPLPPGSPHSNPVPSSPLLSCTPSLSPLGHVPSPHQAIVTKAQKPSLEFKELGLPLKNWHQSPRTKNATGALESSPVWDPPKRHRDGSAFQYEYEPPCTSLCAQVQAVRLPPQLVAWALHFLMEPQPESELTQV